The Streptomyces vinaceus genome contains the following window.
CGGACCGCCGAGACCGGTTTCTCGCCCGACTACTCCGAATACCGCTACCACAACGGCAAGCTCTTCATCTCCCGGACGACGGCCAGGAAGCCGTACTCCGACAAGGGCGACCCCGAGTACCTGTTCGTCTCCTTCACCGCCAGCTGATACCCGGCCGATCGCGGCCGCGCGGCGCAGCGGGCAGAAGCCCCCGGAAGGTCCGCCTTCCGGGGGCTTCTGCGCGGTAACGGACGCGCACCGTCGAACAAGCGTGTAGCTTGCCGGGTCAGAAGGGCGGGGGTGGGTGCGCGATGGGCGTACGGGTCATGGTGCTCGACGAACACCGGCTGCTGGCCGAGGCGCTGGCCTCGGCCCTCAAACTGCGCGGGCACCGGGTGCTGGCCGCGGCCGCCCCGGCCGCGGGCGCCGCCGAGCTGGTCATCAGCCGGGCGCCGGAGGTCTGTCTGCTGGGCACCGCCACGCCCGCCGAGCCGGGGGTCTTCGAGCCGGTCGTCCGGATCAAGCGGGAACGGCCGCAGATCGCCGTGGTCGTCCTCGGCCCGGTGCCGAGCCCGCGCGGGATCGCGGCCGCCTTCGCCGCCGGCGCCTCGGGGTACGTACGCCACGACGAGCGGATCGAAGGGGTGGAGCGGGCCCTGGCCAAGGCCCGGGCGGGGGAGGTGGCGATCTCCCCGCAGCTGCTCCAAGGCGCCTTCGCGGAGCTCCTCAACCCCGCGGTCCAGCCCGACGACGAGGGCAGCCGGCTGCTGCGGCTGCTCACCCCGCGCGAGGTGGAGGTGCTGGTCCGGGTCGCCGAGGGCGAGGACACCCGGATCATCGCGGCGGGCATGGAGATCGCGCCGAGCACCGCCCGTACGCACGTGCAGCGGGTGCTGATGAAACTGGGCGTGGGCTCACGGCTGGAGGCGGCGGCGCTGGCCGCCCGTACCGGCCTGCTGGACCGGGCGGGGGTGCCCTCGGCGGCCGCCGATTTCCCCGGAGGCCCGTAATCCGGTAAGCCAGTGACCGGCACGTGCACGCGCCCGCGTGCATCCCCCGGCGAGAGGCAGTGGACGAGTGAGCGAGACGGCGACTTCCAGAACGGCGACTTCCCGCACGGCGGCGTTCAAATACATGGTCACCGGCGGCGCCGGGTACGTCGGCAGCGTCGTCGCGGCGCACCTCCTGGAGGCCGGGCACGAGGTCACCGTCCTCGACGACCTGTCCACCGGCTTCCGCGAGGGCGTCCCGGCGGGCGCCGCCTTCATCGAGGGCCGGATCCAGGACGCCGAGCGGTACCTGGACCCCTCCTACGACGCGGTGCTGCACTTCGCGGCGTCCTCGCAGGTCGGCGAGTCCGTCGCCAACCCGGGCAAGTACTGGGAGAACAACGTCGGCGGCACGCTCGCCCTGCTGGCCGCGATGCGCTCGCACGGCGTGCGCAAGCTGGTGTTCTCCTCCACCGCCGCCACCTACGGCGAGCCCACCGAGGGCCTGCTCACCGAGGACTCGGTCACCAAGCCCACCAACCCCTACGGCGCTTCGAAGCTCGCCGTCGACCACATGATCGCCGGCGAGTGCGCGGCGCACGGCGTCGCGGCGGTCTCGCTGCGCTACTTCAACGTGGCCGGCGCGTACGGGGAGTTCGGCGAGCGGCACGACCCCGAGACGCATCTGATCCCGCTGGTGCTCCAGGTCGCCCTGGGCGAGCGGGAGTCGATCTCGGTGTTCGGCGAGGACTACCCGACCCCGGACGGCACCTGCGTGCGCGACTACATCCACGTCGCCGACCTGGCCGAGGCCCACCTGGCCGCCCTGGAGGCCGCCACCGCGGGCGAGCACCTCATCTGCAACCTCGGCAACGGCAACGGCTTCTCGGTCCGCGAGGTCGTCGAGACGGTCCGCAAGGTCACCGGCGCGGAGATCCCCGAGGTCGTCGCCCCGCGGCGGGCCGGAGACCCGGCGGTGCTCGTCGCCTCCGCGCGCACGGCGCACGAGCGGCTCGGCTGGACCCCGGCCCGCTCGGACCTCACGGGCATCATCACGGACGCCTGGAACTTCACGCGCAAGCACCGCTCCTGACCCGCCGCCCCGCCTCACCCGCGCCCCCCGCACCCGACGGTGCCGGGGGGCGCGGTGCGTACGGCGCGTGCGTACCGCGGTGTGCGGACCGCGGCGTGCGCGGGGAGCGCGCGGGCGCCGGCCGCGCCGTGGGCGGGCGCGGTGCGCGGGCGCCCGGCGTGCACACGCCGGGTGAAATGCCCTCCGTGCAACTGCCCGCGGCACGGGCCCGCCGGAAACCGTCTTCCAGACCGTTTACATGGTCGAATTCCGGCCACAGCGATCCCGGTTCACGCCTGCCCAGCCGGAAAATCCCTCGGAAAACTTCTGCTATTCGGCCAACCGTGAGCGGCGACCCGTTCTACGCTGATGCGTGACACCGGTGGGGGCCGGTGTTGATTCAGGGGTCGAGACACGCCGGGTACGGCGTCCGGTCCGGGGTAGTGCAGAGATGTCTCGGCGGCGGCCGCGGCAGCTGCGGATCACCGGGTCCGGGCGCCGTACCCGCAGTCGTCCGTTCCCCGACCCTTGGGGGTTTTGTGGTTCGCATCCGGGTTCTCGTGGTCGACGATCACCGCATCTTCGCCGAATCGCTCGCAGCCGCGCTCGCGGCCGAGCCCGACGTGGACGTGTCCGCGGCCGGCAGCGGCCCCGCCGCGCTGCGCTGTCTCGAACGCGCGGTGGCCGAGGGCCGCCGCTTCGACGTCCTGCTCGTCGACGCCGACCTCGGCGCCGCCGCCGGGGCCGTGCCCGCCCAGCGCGAACCGGGCTCCGGGCCACCGCCCGCCGCCGACGGGATCGCGCTCGTCGCCGGGGTGCGGGTGTCCCACCCCGGGGTCCGCACCGTCGTGCTGGCCGAGCGCGACGATCCGCGCCGGGCCGCGCACGCCCTGCAGGCCGGGGCCTCCGGCTGGGTGGCGAAGGACTGCTCGCTCTCGCGGCTGCTGGCCGTCATCCGCGGGGTCCTGCGCGAGGAGACCCACCTGCCTCCCGCGCTGCTCACCGGGGTCCTGCGGGAACTGACGGCCGCGCGCAAGCACCGGACGGACAGCGAACGGCTCGTCGAGTCCCTCACGCCGCGCGAGCACGAGGTGCTGCGCTGCATGGTGGCGGGGCTGGGCCGCAAGGACGTGGCGGCGCGGCTGTTCCTGTCCCCGCACACCGTCCGCACGCACATGCAGAACGTGCTGGGCAAGCTCGGGGTGCACTCCACGCTCGCGGCGGTGGCACTGGCCCGGCGGGCGGGCGTACGACCGGCGGACCTAGCCGGGGATGTTGTCGAACGGAGCGGTCAACTGGCGTAGCAGTGCCGCGAGGTCGCCGCGCTGGGCCTGGGAGAGCTGGGCGAGGATCGCCCTCTCCTGGGCCAGCAGGCCGGCCAGGGCCTCGTCGGCGCGGTCACGGCCCTCGGGGGTGAGGCGCACGAGCACCCCCCGCCGGTCGTTGGGGTCGGGCAGCCGCTCGACGAGGCCCTTCTTGGCGAGCCGGTCGATGCGGTTGGTCATGGTGCCCGAGGTGACCAGGGTCTGCGTCAGGAGCTGGCCGGGGGAGAGCTGGTAGGGCGCGCCGGCGCGGCGCAGCGACGTCAGGACGTCGAACTCCCAAGGCTCCAGGCCGTGCTCGGAGAAGGCGAGCCTGCGGGCGCGGTCGAGGTGCCGGGCGAGCCTGCTGACGCGGCTCAGCACTTCGAGCGGTTCCACGTCGAGGTCAGGGCGTTCCCGCCGCCATGCCGCGACCAATCGGTCGACCTCGTCCTCCATGCCGATCAGTGTAAGGGGTCTGTCGACGTGAAGTCTCTTCAAATCGAGGATCTCGGGAATGGATATCTCGATCTCATGAATCTTGACATCGAGATATATTCTGAGTGACGATGGGCATGGAGGGGGCCGGAACCGCTTCCGCTTCCGCCCGCCCCGTCAGTAGGGAGGCTCGAACATGCATTCCGATACCGCGTCGGCAAAGATCCCCGCACCCTCCGCCCACGCCGCGCCCACCTGGGACCCCCAGCAATACCTCCGCCACGCCGGACACCGAACCCGCCCCTTCCTCGACCTCCTGAACCGGATACCCGAGCTGCCCACGCGCCCCGCCCGCATCGCCGACCTCGGCTGCGGCCCCGGCAACGTCACCGCACTCCTCGCCGAACGCTGGCCCGAGGCCCACATCACCGGCTTCGACCTCTCCCCGCAGATGCTCCGCCGCGCCGACGACGAGTACGCGGGCCCCACCCCGGGCGGCGGCAGCCTCGACTTCCGCCACGGCGACCTCGCACACTGGCTCCCCGAGGAGCCCTACGACCTGATCGTCTCCAACGCGGCCCTCCAGTGGGTCCCCGGCCACGCCGGCTCCTTCGCCGCCTGGACCAACGGGCTGCGCCCCGGCGGCACCTTCGCCTTCCAGATCCCCGCCAACTTCACCGCCCCCAGCCACGCGCTCCTCGCCCGGCTCTGCGACACCCCGCGCTGGCGCGGCCGCCTCGCCGGCCACGGCGCCCGCTACGTCCACCTCCTCGAACCCGGCGACTACCTGGACCGGTTCATCGAGCTGGGCTGCACCGTCGACACCTGGGAAACCACCTACCACCAGCTGCTCACCGGCCCCGACCCGGTACTGGACTGGGTCAAGGGCACCGCCCTGCGGCCCGTGCTGACCGCCCTCGGGGACGACCGGACGGCCGCGGAGGCCTTCCTCGCCGAATACCGCGACCTGCTGCGCGAGGCCTACCCGCCCGGCCCGCGCGGCACCGTCTTCCCGTTCCGCCGCATCTTCGCCGTCGCCCGAAAGGAGCTCTGACCGCCAAACCGCCCGTACTCGCCGCCCGCGGCGGCTGCTGGTTCGCCGCCGGGCCCGGACACCGCCGCTTCTCCTGCGAGGACCCCGCGGACAACCGGCTGAAGTTCCTCGAACCGCTGGACTGAGCGCCAGGGGCGGCGGTACGACGCGACGACGCCCCGCCACCGGAGATCCGGTGACGGGGCGCCGCCGCGGGGTGCGTTCGCGCGGTGCGTGGCCGTACGGCTCAGCTCTTGCGGTGGCCGACCAGCCGCGGCTTCGACTCCAGCCCGTCCAGCCCGTGCCAGGCCAGGTTCACCAGGTGCGCCGCGACCTCCGCCTTCTTCGGCCGGCGCACGTCCAGCCACCACTGCCCGGTCAGCGCGACCATCCCGACCAGCGCCTGCGCGTACAGCGGGGCCAGCTTCGGATCGAACCCGCGCGCCTTGAACTCCAGCCCCAGGATGTCCTCGACCTGCGTGGCGATATCACTGATCAGCGAGGCGAACGTCCCCGTCGACTGGGCGACCGGGGAGTCCCGGACCAGGATGCGGAAGCCGTCCGTGTACGACTCGATGTAGTCGAGCAGCGCGAACGCCGCCTGCTCCAGCAGCTCCCGCGGGTGCCCGGCCGTCAGCGCGCCCGTCACCCCGTCCAGCAGCTGGCGCATCTCCCGGTCCACGACGACCGCGTACAGCCCCTCCTTGCCCCCGAAGTGCTCGTACACCACCGGCTTGGAGACCCCGGCCTTCGCCGCGATCTCCTCCACCGACGTGCCCTCGAAGCCCTTCTCCGCGAACAGGGTGCGGCCGATGTCCAGCAGTTGCTGACGCCGTTCGGCGCCCGTCATCCGGACCCGGCGGCCACGCCGGGGCTTGTCGCTGCTGGAACTGCTGCCGTCGATCGCCACGTCCCCCATCATGCCGCGTTCGACGCGTTTTCCCTGCGCCGGGCATCGACGCGGCCCTTGGACGGCCAGCGCACGTCCGTAGCCCAGCCCGCCAGCTCGAACCAGCGGATCAGCCGGGCACTGGAGTCGACCTGCCCGCGCAGCACGCCGTGCCGGGCCGACGTCGGGTCCGCGTGGTGCAGGTTGTGCCAGGACTCCCCGCACGAGAGCACCGCCAGCCACCACACGTTGCCCGAGCGGTCCCGGGACCGGAACGGACGCTTGCCCACCGCATGACAGATCGAGTTGATCGACCACGTCACGTGGTGCAGCAGCGCGACCCGGACCAGCGAGCCCCAGAAGAACGCCGTGAACGCACCCCACCACGACATCGTCACCAGACCGCCCACCAGCGGCGGGATCGCCAGCGACACGACCGTCCACAGGACGAAGTCACGCGAGATCCGCCGGATCGCCGGGTCCTTGATCAGGTCAGGGGCGTACTTCTGCTGATTGGTCTGCTCCTCGTCGAAGAGCCACCCGATGTGCGCCCACCACAACCCCTTCATCAGGGCCGGAACGGTCTCGCCGAACCGCCACGGCGAATGGGGATCGCCCTCGTGATCGGAGAACTTGTGGTGCTTGCGGTGGTCCGCCACCCAGCGCACCAGCGGACCCTCCACCGCCATCGAACCCATCACGGCCAGCACGATCCGCAGCGGCCGCTTCGCCTTGAAGGAACCGTGCGTGAAGTACCGGTGGAAGCCGATGGTGATCCCGTGGCAGGCCAGGAAGTACATGAACACCATCAGGCCGAGATCCAGCCAGCTCACCCCCCAGCCCCAGACCAGCGGCACCGCCGCCAGCAGCGCCAGGAAGGGAACGACGATGAACAGCAGCAGGGCGATCTGCTCGACGGACCGCTTGTTCTCGCCTCCGAGGGTCGCGGAGGGCGCGGGGGTATCGGAATCGGAGGCCGCCGAGGCGTCCTCGATCAGCTCGGGACTGATGGTCATGAGGGTCCCCTGGGGGGTGAGTGATCGGCGGGGCGCCCGTGACGCCCGCCCTGGCTACGGATCCGTAACCTACGGCAACGTAAGTATGGCAAAGCCGGAGCCCGGGGCAAGAGGAGCACGGCCGGGCCCGAGGCGCTCTCAAGGGCGCTCGCAGCAGGCCGCGCGCCGCCTGGTGAGACGTTTAGCGAGGCACGAGGCCCGGACACCTATCCTGGTGTCGTCGGACAGCGCGGTCCGCACGGGCAGCCGAGCTGCGCACCAGGTGGGGGACACCCCCTGGACCCCCTCCCGGCAACAGCCGGGGCAGGAGTCCGGGCCCG
Protein-coding sequences here:
- the galE gene encoding UDP-glucose 4-epimerase GalE produces the protein MVTGGAGYVGSVVAAHLLEAGHEVTVLDDLSTGFREGVPAGAAFIEGRIQDAERYLDPSYDAVLHFAASSQVGESVANPGKYWENNVGGTLALLAAMRSHGVRKLVFSSTAATYGEPTEGLLTEDSVTKPTNPYGASKLAVDHMIAGECAAHGVAAVSLRYFNVAGAYGEFGERHDPETHLIPLVLQVALGERESISVFGEDYPTPDGTCVRDYIHVADLAEAHLAALEAATAGEHLICNLGNGNGFSVREVVETVRKVTGAEIPEVVAPRRAGDPAVLVASARTAHERLGWTPARSDLTGIITDAWNFTRKHRS
- a CDS encoding TetR/AcrR family transcriptional regulator produces the protein MGDVAIDGSSSSSDKPRRGRRVRMTGAERRQQLLDIGRTLFAEKGFEGTSVEEIAAKAGVSKPVVYEHFGGKEGLYAVVVDREMRQLLDGVTGALTAGHPRELLEQAAFALLDYIESYTDGFRILVRDSPVAQSTGTFASLISDIATQVEDILGLEFKARGFDPKLAPLYAQALVGMVALTGQWWLDVRRPKKAEVAAHLVNLAWHGLDGLESKPRLVGHRKS
- a CDS encoding response regulator transcription factor, whose amino-acid sequence is MGVRVMVLDEHRLLAEALASALKLRGHRVLAAAAPAAGAAELVISRAPEVCLLGTATPAEPGVFEPVVRIKRERPQIAVVVLGPVPSPRGIAAAFAAGASGYVRHDERIEGVERALAKARAGEVAISPQLLQGAFAELLNPAVQPDDEGSRLLRLLTPREVEVLVRVAEGEDTRIIAAGMEIAPSTARTHVQRVLMKLGVGSRLEAAALAARTGLLDRAGVPSAAADFPGGP
- a CDS encoding acyl-CoA desaturase: MTISPELIEDASAASDSDTPAPSATLGGENKRSVEQIALLLFIVVPFLALLAAVPLVWGWGVSWLDLGLMVFMYFLACHGITIGFHRYFTHGSFKAKRPLRIVLAVMGSMAVEGPLVRWVADHRKHHKFSDHEGDPHSPWRFGETVPALMKGLWWAHIGWLFDEEQTNQQKYAPDLIKDPAIRRISRDFVLWTVVSLAIPPLVGGLVTMSWWGAFTAFFWGSLVRVALLHHVTWSINSICHAVGKRPFRSRDRSGNVWWLAVLSCGESWHNLHHADPTSARHGVLRGQVDSSARLIRWFELAGWATDVRWPSKGRVDARRRENASNAA
- a CDS encoding response regulator transcription factor; its protein translation is MVRIRVLVVDDHRIFAESLAAALAAEPDVDVSAAGSGPAALRCLERAVAEGRRFDVLLVDADLGAAAGAVPAQREPGSGPPPAADGIALVAGVRVSHPGVRTVVLAERDDPRRAAHALQAGASGWVAKDCSLSRLLAVIRGVLREETHLPPALLTGVLRELTAARKHRTDSERLVESLTPREHEVLRCMVAGLGRKDVAARLFLSPHTVRTHMQNVLGKLGVHSTLAAVALARRAGVRPADLAGDVVERSGQLA
- a CDS encoding trans-aconitate 2-methyltransferase, whose amino-acid sequence is MHSDTASAKIPAPSAHAAPTWDPQQYLRHAGHRTRPFLDLLNRIPELPTRPARIADLGCGPGNVTALLAERWPEAHITGFDLSPQMLRRADDEYAGPTPGGGSLDFRHGDLAHWLPEEPYDLIVSNAALQWVPGHAGSFAAWTNGLRPGGTFAFQIPANFTAPSHALLARLCDTPRWRGRLAGHGARYVHLLEPGDYLDRFIELGCTVDTWETTYHQLLTGPDPVLDWVKGTALRPVLTALGDDRTAAEAFLAEYRDLLREAYPPGPRGTVFPFRRIFAVARKEL
- a CDS encoding MarR family winged helix-turn-helix transcriptional regulator, whose translation is MEDEVDRLVAAWRRERPDLDVEPLEVLSRVSRLARHLDRARRLAFSEHGLEPWEFDVLTSLRRAGAPYQLSPGQLLTQTLVTSGTMTNRIDRLAKKGLVERLPDPNDRRGVLVRLTPEGRDRADEALAGLLAQERAILAQLSQAQRGDLAALLRQLTAPFDNIPG